A window of Gemmatimonadota bacterium genomic DNA:
TCATGCTCGTGAGAAACTCAGCCCTTCGGTGGGGTCATGCTCGTGGGAAATGACAGTGAAGCGACCGCTGCACGCTGCGCATCAGCAAGCAGCGGTCACCTGTGTCAACAATCTAGTCAAGACATTCGATCAATTCCGCGAGATTCAGGACATCGCACGGCGCTCCTCACACGCGTTCGAGCGCAGGAAGACGCTAAACGCCGCGAAGCGGCAGTCCATTGTGCCGAAGGTTACGAAGACAGACTACTCGGCGAACACGGTGACCATCGCCACACTGGAATCCGAGCTATCGGCGATCAAGGCTGATCTAGCGAAGTACGCCACCAATATTTCGGAGTTGGTCAATCGAGAAGTGATTGAGCTCAAACTGGAACGGGACAAGTTGGTCCGGGTCCGGACGGACCTGAACGGACGCCTCCGCCGCAGCAGAGACAACCTCTCAAATCACAGACACATCAAGAGCAAGCACTTTACGGGCCTGATCGAGCTCTTCCCCGAGATCGACCAAGACCGGCTAGCGGAGGTGGAGGAGTTCCATAGCGGTTTGGCTCGGATTCTGCGGGCTGAGTTGAGAGCTTCGCAGAGGGACCTTGAGCTAGAACTCGAACGGGTCAACGAGGCGATTGAGACGATCGAGTCAAGGATGGCTCGCACCCTCGACTCGGTCGACGAGCCGACGCACCTCGTGGACAGAGTCTACGAGGTTGCCACAGCCCTCGAGAAGGCGCTCGACGAGAACCAGCGGTACGAGGGAGAACAAGCGCTTAAGGCCGAGATCTCTCGCCTACAGGAAGAGCTCTCGAAGGCACGTCAGGGGGTTCTCGCCGCGATTCAGAGGCAGCTCAATGAAGGCATGCGCGACATCGTTGATGAGGTCTTCGGTCCCGAACGAAAGAGCCCAGAGATCACCCTTGGTGAGACCAACTACTCGTTCGAAGTTTACGAGGACACAGGTACCGGGACCGCATACTCCAGCTTGCTGGTCTTTGATTTGACGGTATTCGACCGCACGCCTCTTCCTGTGCTCGTTCACGACTCGGTGCTGTTTAAGAACATTGAGAACGACTCTGTGGCGCGGCTCGTTGGGTTCTACCCCAAGGACGGGAAGCAGGCCTTCATCGCTCTGGATGAAGTGGACAAGTACGGACCCGAGGCGGCCGCGATTCTCCGCGGCCGGCGGGCGATCCAGCTCGACGACGACAACCTGCTCTATGACCTCGATTGGCGGGTCCAGAAGGACTAGCTGTACCGGCAACCGGTGAGGTCACACGTGCGGGAAGATGACTGCGTGGAAGTCGCGGTTGAAATCTGCAACTCACCCGAGCGCAGGTGACCCGCCGAGACGCATGCGATTGAAGTTGATTCCGGGAGACGCCTATGTGGCCTGCCGGGCACGCCACGTTTGACATCCTGGATCCGGCTCTGGCTGACGCAGTGGTCGGTTCTGTGCGCCACGCGCTAGGCTCAGGTATGATCATCAACAGCCCCCATGAACTGAACCGCCCCGGGTTCGCCGGAGGCAATTCTGCTTGAGTGCCGTAGTCCTAGCCTGAGCTTCGTGGGTCCCCCGTTCACCCCCGATACTGCACCGCCTCCGCGAGATCCTCGTCCTGGATCCGCTCGGCGCCGGCCAAGTCCGCGATCGTCCGTGCCACTTTGAGGACGCGGTGGACCCCCCGCGCTGAAAGCCCGAGTCGGTCCGCCGCGCCTTCCATGAGCCGCGCTCCCTCACGC
This region includes:
- a CDS encoding DUF2326 domain-containing protein, coding for HAREKLSPSVGSCSWEMTVKRPLHAAHQQAAVTCVNNLVKTFDQFREIQDIARRSSHAFERRKTLNAAKRQSIVPKVTKTDYSANTVTIATLESELSAIKADLAKYATNISELVNREVIELKLERDKLVRVRTDLNGRLRRSRDNLSNHRHIKSKHFTGLIELFPEIDQDRLAEVEEFHSGLARILRAELRASQRDLELELERVNEAIETIESRMARTLDSVDEPTHLVDRVYEVATALEKALDENQRYEGEQALKAEISRLQEELSKARQGVLAAIQRQLNEGMRDIVDEVFGPERKSPEITLGETNYSFEVYEDTGTGTAYSSLLVFDLTVFDRTPLPVLVHDSVLFKNIENDSVARLVGFYPKDGKQAFIALDEVDKYGPEAAAILRGRRAIQLDDDNLLYDLDWRVQKD